In one Tindallia magadiensis genomic region, the following are encoded:
- a CDS encoding GHMP family kinase ATP-binding protein: MKQIISSCPGSCGEWLQGWLRGGEKLISYAIDSFSRVTLEEAGHGLADHQWLKRHRPRAFQMMELIFEEVKASEKDRHSFHVKLESPLPLAKGMASSTADLAAVADGVARWFGMILSPEKLTKLCVQLEPTDSIIHPQTCLMDPLTGEVSFYFEQEPPPLELLILEGKKDIVTASSRKPDHFEKRKAYEKEMEQALKWFQTGLQEKKPSLLAKAAWISALGNEAFYPQPGLRDIQSLALESGALGLNVSHSGSTLGLLFEPEALDEERFSKGWQVLSCRHHYQPPKRHRMIAGGIRREK; the protein is encoded by the coding sequence ATGAAGCAGATTATTTCCTCCTGCCCCGGTTCCTGTGGCGAATGGCTGCAAGGCTGGCTGCGGGGAGGAGAAAAACTGATTTCCTATGCCATCGACAGTTTTAGCCGGGTAACCTTGGAAGAAGCCGGTCATGGCCTGGCGGATCATCAGTGGTTGAAACGTCACCGACCCAGAGCTTTTCAGATGATGGAGCTTATTTTTGAAGAAGTGAAAGCTTCGGAAAAAGACCGACATTCCTTTCACGTAAAGTTGGAATCTCCCCTGCCCCTGGCAAAGGGCATGGCTAGTTCCACCGCCGATTTAGCAGCCGTAGCGGATGGCGTGGCACGTTGGTTTGGCATGATCCTCAGCCCTGAAAAACTGACGAAACTCTGTGTTCAACTAGAACCTACGGATAGCATCATTCATCCTCAAACCTGTCTGATGGATCCCTTAACAGGAGAAGTAAGTTTCTATTTTGAACAGGAGCCACCTCCTCTGGAACTGTTGATCCTGGAAGGAAAAAAAGACATTGTAACGGCTAGTTCCAGAAAACCGGACCATTTTGAAAAACGCAAAGCCTACGAAAAAGAAATGGAACAAGCCCTGAAATGGTTTCAGACAGGCCTTCAGGAAAAAAAACCTTCTCTTTTGGCAAAGGCAGCCTGGATCAGTGCCCTGGGAAATGAAGCTTTTTATCCACAACCAGGCCTTCGGGATATTCAAAGCTTAGCCTTAGAGAGTGGAGCCTTGGGCCTTAATGTTTCTCATAGCGGCAGTACCCTTGGCCTCTTATTTGAACCGGAAGCCCTGGATGAAGAACGTTTTTCGAAA